In Lolium rigidum isolate FL_2022 chromosome 3, APGP_CSIRO_Lrig_0.1, whole genome shotgun sequence, the genomic window tctccaggtcccggtattggttattgatcggagaggagtctcgatcatgtccgcgtagttcacgaaccgtagggtgacgcacttaaggttcgatgttgtataatagatatggaatgtgagatggagaccgaatgttgttcggagtctcggatgggatccaagacatcatgaGGAGGTTTGGAatagtccgaagaataagattcatatatgcgaagtcattttcagggttaccggaaaagttcaggatttttcggtattgtaccggaggttctagaaggttccgaagggtaccatagtggggcccacctatcccggacgaccaacatggaccggaggggtcacataggcccacaagggccaggcacaccagccccccaaggcccatgttgCTGAATCAAGTGGATAagacaaatcccttgaaaataggcacTTAACTTTGGGGGAAGtttcccccttgttttggccgaccctagggcttggaggaggggccaaggcagccccccacgcctatataagagggagggaagGGTTGGGGCGCATCATATCatccccccaaaccctagccgcccctctctccctcctactTCTTCctacgcaggcttggcgaagccctgcaggaatttctcctccaccaccacgccgtcatgctgctgggattccgaggggatctaccacctccactgctcgctggaacggggagaggaaggacttcatcgacactgtatgtgcgaccgagtacggaagtgctgccagattgcaacaccggaacgatcgtctacatcaaccacgagatctgatctcgttaaggctttggatctacgagggttagttctcatctatctcgttgttcagatcttagatcttggcttttcctagattggatcttgatttTGTTCTTATTCACGGTGAAAAAAATTGTTtttcatgcaacgaacccatgagTAAGCACACCTATTCTCGATGGCCGCTGCTGCTATCAATTTGTATCTTCTGTTTTAGGCAAAACTAGAGCAATCTACAGCGCATAAACAATGCTTATCGTACCACTCACATGGTCAGCGACTGGCAACTGAATCAGGCATCTGAACAAAAGAAGATAAAGATCACGTATGATTTAAAGCTCAAAGTCGAATTACTACTTGCTGAAAATAATCAAGAATCAATGAAGAAACTACCTCCCTCTCTGGAGCAGACTGCCATTCTTGGTCAGATTGATGAACACCTGGAACTAATCCGGTCATAATGCGCGCAGCCCTAAATCTCGGTCGGCGGAGGAGGTGATACCAAAGATAGCTGGGGAGTGGGAGAGAAGGCAAGGACGAGACGCACACTGACCTGGATCTTGATGCTCGTCGCCGCCGACCAGGGTGCGTCGGTCCTGAGTAGGTGGAGGCTATGCGACCCCAAAGGCTCCCTGCGCAACGCCCTGGCCGCGTGCACCACCGCGGCGCGCGCCCGTGGGCAAGCACCTTAGGCCACCAGGGCTTTGCCGTAGAGATCGCGTCTGACTCCAGCCGCCTTGCCACGTGTCGCCGTACTCGCTCCTCGGCGACCCTTGTGGCTCACACGCGCGGGCTTGTCTAGCCGCCACAGTCGTCgagtctccatcgaggctctaggGGGTAGGAGCTACTGGCTGCCCACTGCCTTCTTTCGTAATTGGTGGTGATTCCTTTCTCATATCCTTTACTTTCCTTTGTGATGGTGCGGTGATTCTGTTTCCTAATGATACAATGATTAATTGTTTGACGGTGTGGTGGGAGGGGAAAAGGGTCATATGgaaaatatgtaggacgaaacctccgaccggaggaaacagaaccagttcctcctttttagATAGTAGATATATCCTTTACTTTCCTTTGTGATGGTGCGGTGATTCTGTTTCTGATGATATTAATTGTTTGACGGTGTGGTAGGAGGGCAAAAGGGTCATATGGAAAATATGTAGGATGAAACCTCCGACCGAAGGAAACATAACTAGTTCCTCCTTTTTAGATAGTAGAGATAGAAATATATAATCATGTAGATAGATCAGGCTACTTCCacaaaacccatagtccagaggtggatttctccctcttcatcatgttgGCGGTGTTGATGATGTTTGAGAGGTCAGAGATCCAACCAGTGGCAGCCCAGACAACGTTTCCCCCTACAATATTCGGTGCTTCTAATAATATTTTGGTGTTTATGTGTTTTTTGTGGCCGCCTCCTTTTAGGATGCGTCGGGAGACCTTTATATAGGCATTTTAGGTCAAGACCTTGATGTCGGGTTGAAGACGGATGGCTGCGGACGCTCGATGCGTGAATGAGCACGAATAGCGCGACCCAGATAAGCCAACGCCACTAGGTCCGTTTGGCTGTCGGGCCTCCGTTTGCGAGGTTATTGTGCTCTAGGTGCTTCTTTTGATAAAATATTAATCCTCAAAAAACCTCAGATCCATTTGACTTCGTTTAGGTTATTGCAagataaaaatacacaaaacaatgTTTTCTTGTTCTGAAgaattataacccaaataaaggacaTTATTGGTAAATCccccaaaatcaatataaaacatcgaTATACATTGTATATTATGCAAATATATGAGAATATGTActacaaaattcatgtatgcgTTTTACATGTATCATACACACGTCACAAAGTCACATCTTACATGAATATCATTACAAAATAGGCACAACGTGCTATAAATGTTTTATATGGTTATTGAGGCAAGACAAAACCAACATGCCACACACATGGCTCAAGACAGAGTTTTTATTGGCAGCGGAAGATACAATTAAGGCCACGACTTGGAATGGCTCGACTCCACAAGTTCTTGCATGACTACTGATCCTAGCACTTCTCACTCCATCACCTTGCTATGGTAGATACCTCTTGTTGGTTTAAAACCCTCAAGTTTGCCATCATTGAATAGGACAGAAAAATAGACTAATCTGACCGTTCCCATTACCACATTTATCCATTGTTAGAAAGAATCCAAATTAACCATGATAGCCTCCAAATAATCCCACTCGACATGATTATAAGCCTTCATCATGTCAAGTTTTAGAGCATAGTAGCTATTCCTCTTTGATTTGTTCCTCTTGATAAAATGCAAACACTCATAAGCCAAGATGATGTTGCCAGTGATTAGTCCACCAATCATCTATGGGAGAATCATCTTGAGATGGTTGGCTATCAATTTTGAGGCAATTTTATATAACACATTGCATAAACTGATCGGTCAGAATTGAAACAAAAGTGTAGGATTCTTGACCTTTGGTATGAGCACTAGAATTGTATTATTGGTGTTTTCCCTTGACCCATTATTACCTCCTAGTGTACTTAAGACAACATTTGTGATATCTTCACCACACATATCCTGTCTCTTGAAGAAGTGAGCCAGGGAATCGTACATGCATCATGGACCGGAGATCCTCCCAAGCAACCTCAGAGTTTCCGTGTCCGAGTGCGAATATTTCGCAACTAATTGCGCTCGCATCCCATTATCAGATGTCACACTTTcgagttttcaaaaaaaatgtgAAATAAAATTGTGGACATGGGTTATGTTGTATCTTGTGTACATATAAAATTTCGTTACAAAATATGACCATAGGTGACAtgtggaaaaaagaaaagacaaaAGTGAATAGTATTCCATAAATATTCACACATCATTTGTCTTTTTGTGCAAGGCAGATATTTTTGAATGTTTTGATGAAACATCATTGATGCATAACACACAACATAATATATGTCGTAGATTTTTTTCTTCATATTTCTTAAAAACATAAAAATGTAACGTCCAACAATAAAATACGGATtcaactagttgcaaatgagagttcCTGTCAAACCGGCAAGCACCATAGGCTAATCAGTAGTGATGGTTCAAATAGGCTGGATCAGATCGACACAATGTGACCGATGAGAAACCTAAAGGGCCGGCTCGTTAGAAGGGCGTACCAACATGGGCTCCCCAATTTCTATGGCCCATACGTGAACACCAGGGACGGACGTCATTCTAGGGCAAACTATCTTGAAGCAAACGACCGCCGTCGGATTCAGATCCAACTGCAGGGACGTTATCCATCTACCCATATAACATCCCACGCCCTCGCCAAGAACCCCCTCTGCGCCGTCGCCTTCCTCCTCGCGTCTCCCGCTCCcaagcagcagccgccgccgccacggccagAGCTCGACTCGCTCCCTAGAGGTACCACTCACAGCAAAACCTGCGCCCCGATCTCTCCCTTTCTGTTTCTTCCTTCGGTCTGCGCGTAGCTATCAAGGATGTCTAGTCTTAGGACGGCGAATCTTGATCTGCCGGCGGCAAACTTCCAGGGTTTTGGCTCACACAGTGCGCTCACCATCTTGGGAGCAGACGTGTTAGGTTTAGGCTCACCCAGTGCGCTCACCATCTTGTGAGTAGACGTTTTAGGTTTGATCTGGAAGCGAGGTAGGGTAGTTTATGTTGGGGCGAAGTAATTGGCTGCAAATCCTTGGTATTCATAGATTGTTTTGGTGTTAGCTGCCTATATGTCCTGTTCATGAGATTGGATATTTATTACAGTTTCTTGTGTTAGCATGGATAGTTTCTGAAGATCATGTTCAGTGGTTTTGGGTTTTAACCTGCCTGGGAATGGAGCCGATGAAATACGAGAAACAAAATATACTTGTACATGATTTCTCTTCATACAGTAGTTCAGATTAATCTAGGAAATGCGTTTTAGAAAAGAACTATAAAATGTTTTTTTGTTTCTTACAAGTATCTTACTTAAGTCGGGTTAAATCTGCATCTAGCTCTTCATCTAACTTATGAGCTGCTGTTACTAACCTGCTAGTCTCTTTCTTGTTGTGCTTAAAAATCATAACTTCGTTTCTTTATCAGTTACATTCTTAAACCATCTTGTATCCACCTAGGCTGGATGTGGTGCTCCGTTTTGGAACTTAATTACGTTTTTTTCTCAGTTAGCTAGTTATCAATCATCATAACTACATTATGTATCGTGGCACTTGTATTGACTTATCTGGAAATGTCGATTGGAACAGCTGAGCAGAATCAGCTGTTAGTTATTGGCTTATATTTTTTTGCACATGCATAAAGCTGTTTTTAATCTCCAAGCATGCTAGCAGTGTATGGCTTGTTTTCTGAAAATGGAGGGACATGTTCTACATTTTGACATTTCTGTGCCTAGTTGACCTTCCtagattggaatattgacttgttCAAATGTCAAAATTATTATGTTTGTACCTGCATATAAGGCAGCCTGTTTTTTGAGTTATGGTTTCTGAAAGACTACCTCTGAACCCTTTGTGGTACTGTTGGTTATTCTTCAGGTAAGGATGGTGAGAATCAGCGTGCTGAATGATGCTCTCAAGTCGATGTACAACGCTGAAAAGCGTGGCAAGAGGCAGGTCATGATCAGGCCTTCTTCTAAGGTCATCATCAAGTTCCTTATCGTCATGCAGAAGCATGGTTAGTTTTGAATTGCTTACTCTGGTTTGTTACTACTCCTCGAGAATCTCTACCTGACTTGCTTTCCTTTTTATGCAGGATACATTGGTGAGTTTGAGTACGTTGATGATCACAGGTCTGGCAAAATCGTGGTCGAATTGAATGGCAGGCTGAACAAGTGTGGTGTCATCAGTCCTCGGTTTGATGTTGGTGTCAAGGAGATTGAGGGATGGACTGCCAGGCTTCTTCCATCTCGGCAGGTCAGTTGCCTGATTGATCTTAATGCTGGTTACATTTTCTATGGAACCTGCTGTGGCAAACTTTATAGTGCTATGTGTTTGACATTTGGGCCTTGGGTGATAATTAACTTTATCTACATTCTCTAACCTGGTTACATTATCTATGCAACCTGCTATGGTGAACTGTATAGTGCTATGTGTTTGACATTTGGGCCTTTGGTGATAATTTACTTGATCTACATTCTCTAACCTGGTTACATTTTCTATGGAACCTTTTGTGGCGAACTGTATAGTGCTATCTGTTTGACATTTGGGCCTATGGTGATAATTAACTTGATCTACATTCTCTATTGTTATTTGCAGTTTGGTTACATTGTGCTGACAACTTCTGCTGGGATCATGGACCATGAGGAAGCAAGGCGCAAGAATGTTGGTGGCAAagtccttggctttttctactgaAGTGGAAGTTCAGAAAGTACttcagatatgttagtaggatattTTCCAGAGAACTCCTAAGTTGTCTTTTTTGTCTGACTAGCTGCTGCGGCTTGTTAAGTTATTCTGGAATCTGTAATGCACTTCTGGATTGGGTGCCTTTGTTTGAAACTATGAGCTGTGCCTGTCGTTAAATCTGAAATCTATATCCTATCTCGATGTTATTCCGTTGAGATCAGAGGCAATGTCTCGTTCCTTTGCACCACTGCAGTTTTGAACATGCTGTGATATCAGTCCTTTGACTTcttgattttttttcctttttaggaCAATCTAAAAAGGTTTGAGTTTTATTTTCAACGAAATGATTTCGTATCTGAAACTGACACAAAGTAGTTATGTGCCTACGTTTGGCAATCCTGATTTCAGTGAAGTCATGTGCTTATATTTGGCAATCCTGACAGTCGTATTTGACAGCCCCCTTCATAGTCCATGAAAGTGCTTGATGCACCGAGGCATCAAAATTCTACCATAGCTGTATGTTTGCTTTCTCTACTTGCTGTCTCTAGTGCCTGTACCCCTGCGTTCCCCTCATACCTACCCTTCTAAAAACCATCGAGCCAGCGATGTTGGCCTGCATTCCACGCTCTTTCCCACCGCCTTCTCCTAAAAACCACCAAGCCAGCGATGTTGGCCTGAATTCGACGTGCACATCAACAAAAATTTTGTAGCTCAGCTCATTGGAATATTTTCATATATGTTTAGTCTTAATTGTTAAGGTTCTTATTTCTGTTAATTGATGATGGTCTCTACTCCCAGTAAACTTTTGTGTAAATCTTTGACTAGTAATTTAGGCAACACAATTTTAATTGTATGTCAAAAAATATATACCATTGGTTTCACATTATAAAGACGCTTCCAATCTTATAATTTTGGCGACATATAACTACTATTTTGTAGGCTAATTTGCCAGTCAAAGTTTTACATCAAATACGTAGTACCCAATAAACCGGTATGTAGGTTAGTAGGTAGTACCGTTTACCAATTAGCTGAGTTAACGTGTACTGCCTCCTTTCGAAAATAATATTTCTGTTAATTGATGGTCTCTACTGTTTACCAATTAGCTGAGTTAATGCGTA contains:
- the LOC124700424 gene encoding 40S ribosomal protein S15a-1, encoding MVRISVLNDALKSMYNAEKRGKRQVMIRPSSKVIIKFLIVMQKHGYIGEFEYVDDHRSGKIVVELNGRLNKCGVISPRFDVGVKEIEGWTARLLPSRQFGYIVLTTSAGIMDHEEARRKNVGGKVLGFFY